Proteins encoded in a region of the Isosphaeraceae bacterium EP7 genome:
- a CDS encoding helix-turn-helix domain-containing protein — MARTATLASTDAPDADYIALVTRYPLRAIRTDADHARAVEVMTMVALTPDPRPGELMYRDALAAIIEHHESAIFPEPATDPARRLRSLLESRQVSQSDVAKATGVSQSSISDILAGRRKVSRKVAAAMGSYFAVDPAAFF; from the coding sequence ATGGCCAGGACCGCGACGCTCGCCTCGACCGACGCCCCGGACGCCGACTACATCGCCCTGGTGACCCGCTATCCCCTCCGGGCGATCCGCACCGACGCGGACCACGCCAGGGCCGTCGAGGTCATGACGATGGTCGCCCTGACCCCGGACCCTCGGCCCGGCGAGCTCATGTACCGCGACGCCCTCGCCGCGATCATTGAGCATCATGAGTCGGCCATTTTCCCCGAGCCGGCCACTGACCCGGCCCGGCGGCTGCGGTCGCTCCTGGAGTCCCGCCAGGTCAGCCAGTCGGACGTCGCGAAGGCGACGGGGGTCAGCCAGTCGTCGATCAGCGACATCCTGGCGGGGCGGCGTAAGGTCAGCCGCAAGGTCGCCGCGGCGATGGGCTCTTACTTCGCGGTGGACCCGGCCGCGTTCTTCTGA
- a CDS encoding type II toxin-antitoxin system HigB family toxin translates to MAEPRPKPPRFHIISRRMIREFVATVSDPSAESAFDDWYLNARDAQWGSFADVKATYADASWVGGLVVFNVGGNKFRIATRIDFEARMIFMLFVGTHREYDKGKWKG, encoded by the coding sequence ATGGCCGAGCCGAGGCCGAAGCCACCCCGGTTCCACATCATCAGCCGGAGGATGATCCGGGAGTTCGTGGCGACGGTGTCCGACCCCTCGGCCGAGTCCGCCTTCGACGACTGGTACTTGAATGCCCGCGACGCCCAGTGGGGCAGTTTCGCAGACGTCAAGGCGACCTATGCCGACGCGAGCTGGGTTGGCGGACTGGTCGTTTTCAACGTCGGGGGCAACAAATTCCGCATCGCCACCCGGATCGACTTCGAGGCCCGGATGATCTTCATGCTCTTCGTGGGAACCCACCGCGAGTACGACAAGGGCAAGTGGAAGGGATGA
- a CDS encoding DUF255 domain-containing protein, with protein sequence MPAHPADQNPKPDAPDLLTPAGTPRRSISQGNLAQASGRLPLGWSGKTGTGPGATRMGLALLLALLLPAIARADDKPDAKKHPANHLAGETSPYLLLHAHNPVDWHPWGPEALAKAKAQGKPIFLSIGYSACYWCHVMERESFTDPAVAKLLNEHFVCIKVDREERPDVDQIYMSAVQILSDGGGGWPLSVFLTPNGLPFFGGTYFPPKPANGQPSFTQVVNGMREAFRDDRKQVDAAAEGLTQAVRKALAADAGRRVAPTRALAASGVPSLAETFDPDFGGFNYAPNAPRRPKFPEPTNLLYLVDQHRRTAPKGLPVGPDGKLARPKPEPNAPLPMVQTTLDQMARGGIRDHLAGGYHRYSTVRDWSVPHFEKMLYDNALIASALLATSEVDPDPRWQAEARSIFAFVARSLTSPEGAFYSSLDAETDGEEGSYYVWTRAEVDALLANPADSDLFALAYGLDGKSNFEGNRYVLREPASRAKLAAKLSLTPEALEARLAPLRSKLLAARDRRKAPPLDDKVLTSWNALMISAYADAHRLTGDPSYRLAAERAADFLLTKMRTPEGKLLRTSRGGQAKLAAYLEDYAFLAHALLKLHASTDDPKRLAQARDLTDRMIAEFSDPKDGGYFFTADTHESLLTRTKDPFDNALPSGNSVAIHALVNLAAATHESSYLDQADKALTAFGAILTRNPTGAPWMLAGMDAYLDARPATDTAAAATPIKPAQSVVQATATATPAEIAPGASLTVTVTLTHKPGWHTYANPSTTDTARPTTLTLAPGETATLTDVTYPTGQRLKSTPLGQPPVEVYEDQVTLTATLTLPPETPAGDRTIHLKLAYQPCNDRACLAPATLDLPVNVRIKAN encoded by the coding sequence ATGCCAGCCCACCCCGCCGACCAGAACCCCAAGCCCGATGCCCCGGACCTGCTCACCCCGGCTGGCACGCCCCGGCGAAGCATCAGCCAAGGAAACCTCGCCCAGGCTTCAGGGCGGCTCCCGCTTGGGTGGAGCGGGAAAACGGGGACCGGCCCCGGAGCCACGCGCATGGGCCTCGCCCTGCTCCTGGCACTCCTCCTGCCCGCCATCGCCCGCGCCGACGACAAGCCCGACGCCAAAAAGCACCCGGCCAATCACCTGGCCGGCGAGACCAGCCCCTATCTACTTCTGCACGCCCACAACCCCGTCGACTGGCACCCCTGGGGGCCCGAGGCGCTCGCCAAGGCCAAGGCACAGGGCAAGCCCATCTTCCTCTCCATCGGCTACAGCGCCTGCTACTGGTGCCACGTCATGGAACGCGAGAGCTTCACCGACCCCGCCGTCGCCAAGCTCCTCAACGAACACTTCGTCTGCATCAAGGTCGATCGCGAGGAACGCCCCGACGTCGACCAGATCTACATGAGCGCCGTGCAGATTCTCAGCGACGGCGGCGGCGGCTGGCCGCTCTCCGTCTTCCTCACCCCCAACGGCCTCCCCTTCTTCGGCGGCACCTACTTCCCCCCCAAGCCAGCCAACGGCCAGCCCTCGTTCACCCAGGTCGTCAACGGCATGCGCGAGGCCTTCCGCGACGACCGCAAGCAGGTCGACGCCGCCGCCGAAGGGCTCACCCAGGCCGTCCGCAAGGCGCTCGCCGCCGACGCCGGCCGCCGGGTCGCCCCCACCCGGGCCCTCGCCGCCTCCGGCGTTCCCTCCCTGGCCGAGACCTTCGACCCCGACTTCGGCGGCTTCAACTACGCGCCCAACGCCCCCCGCCGCCCCAAGTTCCCCGAGCCCACGAACCTCCTCTACCTCGTCGACCAGCACCGCCGGACCGCCCCCAAAGGCCTCCCCGTCGGCCCCGACGGCAAGCTCGCCAGGCCGAAGCCTGAGCCCAACGCCCCGCTGCCGATGGTGCAGACCACCCTCGACCAGATGGCCCGCGGCGGCATCCGCGACCACCTCGCGGGCGGCTACCACCGCTACAGCACCGTCCGAGACTGGTCGGTCCCCCACTTCGAGAAGATGCTCTACGACAACGCCCTGATCGCCTCGGCGCTCCTGGCCACCTCCGAGGTCGACCCCGACCCCCGCTGGCAGGCCGAGGCCCGCTCCATCTTCGCCTTCGTCGCCCGTTCGCTCACCTCGCCCGAAGGGGCCTTCTATTCGTCCCTCGACGCCGAGACCGACGGCGAAGAGGGGTCTTATTACGTCTGGACCCGCGCCGAGGTCGACGCCCTGCTGGCCAACCCCGCCGATTCCGACCTCTTCGCCCTGGCCTACGGCCTCGACGGCAAATCCAACTTCGAGGGCAACCGCTACGTCCTCCGCGAGCCCGCCTCGCGAGCCAAGCTCGCCGCCAAGCTCTCGCTGACCCCCGAAGCCCTCGAAGCCCGCCTCGCCCCGCTGCGTTCCAAACTCCTCGCCGCCCGAGACAGGCGCAAGGCCCCGCCCCTCGACGACAAGGTGCTGACCTCCTGGAACGCCCTGATGATTTCCGCCTACGCCGACGCCCACCGCCTGACCGGCGACCCGTCGTACCGACTCGCCGCCGAGCGGGCTGCCGACTTCCTCCTCACCAAGATGCGGACCCCCGAAGGCAAGCTCCTGCGCACCTCTCGCGGCGGCCAGGCCAAGCTCGCCGCCTATCTGGAAGACTACGCCTTCCTCGCCCACGCCCTGCTGAAGCTCCACGCCTCCACCGACGACCCCAAGCGCCTGGCCCAGGCCCGCGACCTGACCGACCGCATGATCGCCGAGTTCTCCGACCCCAAGGACGGCGGCTACTTCTTCACCGCCGACACCCACGAAAGCCTGCTCACCCGCACCAAAGACCCCTTCGACAACGCCCTCCCCAGCGGCAACAGCGTCGCCATCCACGCCCTCGTGAACCTGGCCGCCGCCACCCACGAATCCAGCTATCTCGACCAGGCCGACAAGGCCCTCACCGCCTTCGGAGCCATCCTCACCCGCAACCCCACCGGCGCCCCCTGGATGCTCGCCGGAATGGACGCCTACCTCGACGCCCGCCCCGCCACCGACACCGCCGCCGCAGCGACCCCCATCAAGCCCGCCCAATCCGTCGTCCAGGCCACCGCCACCGCCACCCCCGCCGAGATCGCCCCCGGCGCCTCCCTGACCGTCACCGTCACCCTGACCCACAAACCAGGCTGGCACACCTACGCCAACCCCTCCACCACCGACACCGCCCGACCCACCACCCTCACCCTGGCCCCAGGCGAGACCGCCACCCTCACCGACGTCACCTACCCCACCGGCCAACGCCTCAAGTCCACCCCCCTCGGCCAGCCCCCTGTCGAGGTCTACGAGGACCAGGTCACCCTCACCGCCACCCTGACCCTCCCCCCCGAGACCCCCGCCGGCGACCGCACCATTCACCTCAAGCTCGCCTACCAGCCCTGCAACGACCGGGCCTGCCTCGCCCCCGCCACCCTCGACCTCCCCGTCAACGTCCGCATCAAGGCCAACTGA